In the Aneurinibacillus soli genome, one interval contains:
- the spoIIID gene encoding sporulation transcriptional regulator SpoIIID: protein MHDYIKERTMKIGHYIVETRNTVRKIAKEFGVSKSTVHKDLTERLPEINPELANEVKEILEYHKSVRHLRGGEATKIKYKRKSRSYRKEEAEELA from the coding sequence GTGCACGATTACATCAAGGAGCGAACGATGAAAATCGGCCACTACATTGTCGAAACTCGTAATACCGTTCGCAAGATTGCCAAAGAGTTTGGCGTGTCGAAAAGTACGGTGCACAAAGACTTAACAGAACGACTCCCGGAAATTAATCCTGAGCTGGCTAACGAAGTGAAAGAGATCCTCGAATATCACAAATCTGTTCGTCATCTGCGAGGAGGAGAAGCAACGAAGATCAAGTACAAACGCAAGAGTAGAAGCTACCGGAAGGAGGAAGCAGAAGAGTTGGCCTGA
- the mreB gene encoding rod shape-determining protein — MLGKDIGIDLGTANVVIYVRGRGVVLDEPSVVAIDSFSKRVLAVGEEARRMVGRTPGNIVAIRPLRDGVIADFDITEAMLNHFIKKIGIKGFMARPRILICTPTNITSVEQKAIREAAQRCGAREVFLEEEPKVAAVGAGMDIFQPYGNMVVDMGGGTTDVAVLSMGDIVTASSIKMAGDKCDLAIMKYIKEKYKLLIGERTAEDIKIQIGTVFPGSRTDSIDIRGRDMVSGLPQTVTITSEEVCTALQEIAQAIVLASKSVLERTPPELSADIIDHGIMLTGGGAQLHGLDRLLAEELKVPVMIAEQPMACVAIGTGLMLENLDKSPQNRRKKKIFS; from the coding sequence ATGTTAGGCAAAGATATAGGAATTGATTTAGGAACGGCCAACGTCGTTATTTATGTCCGGGGGCGCGGCGTTGTGCTTGATGAACCTTCAGTCGTAGCTATTGACAGCTTTAGTAAACGGGTGCTTGCTGTAGGGGAGGAAGCACGCCGTATGGTTGGGCGTACGCCGGGCAATATCGTGGCGATTCGTCCGCTTCGGGATGGGGTGATTGCGGATTTTGACATTACAGAAGCAATGCTGAATCATTTCATTAAAAAAATCGGCATCAAGGGATTCATGGCTCGGCCGCGTATCTTGATCTGTACACCTACGAATATTACATCGGTAGAGCAAAAAGCGATTCGGGAAGCAGCGCAGCGATGCGGAGCAAGAGAAGTGTTCCTGGAAGAAGAACCAAAAGTAGCTGCTGTGGGAGCCGGTATGGATATTTTTCAGCCGTATGGCAACATGGTAGTAGATATGGGCGGTGGAACAACCGATGTTGCGGTACTCTCTATGGGGGACATCGTCACCGCCTCTTCTATTAAAATGGCCGGGGACAAGTGTGACCTTGCTATTATGAAATATATTAAAGAAAAGTACAAGCTTCTCATTGGCGAACGCACTGCTGAAGATATTAAAATTCAGATCGGAACGGTATTTCCGGGATCGCGCACGGACTCGATCGATATACGCGGCCGCGACATGGTATCAGGACTGCCACAGACTGTTACGATTACGTCAGAAGAAGTATGTACGGCGCTACAAGAGATTGCACAGGCAATTGTTCTCGCTTCCAAAAGCGTGCTGGAACGCACACCACCGGAACTCTCGGCAGATATCATTGACCATGGAATCATGCTGACAGGTGGAGGCGCACAGCTGCACGGCCTTGATCGTCTGCTGGCAGAAGAGCTTAAAGTGCCTGTAATGATTGCCGAACAGCCGATGGCCTGCGTAGCGATAGGAACGGGACTTATGCTGGAAAATCTGGACAAGTCTCCCCAGAATAGAAGGAAGAAAAAGATTTTTTCATAG
- a CDS encoding flagellar hook-basal body protein, which translates to MLRGLDAAASGMMANQARQDALTNNLANVNTPGYKTDNAAFRSFPEVLIERIRDMDGSAANGLGSKQILGQLTHGVYNQELVPNFAQGDALETGKELNFAIEDGMLAPQVIDGRSVQPRTFFKVQKPGENGGAPEIFYTRSGNWTMNAAGYLATPEGYEVLNANNQPINLRTLLGNQPLSKKTLVVTPQGQLTAPLTPSSQPVQLGIVRVDNPALTMIKEMDTAFRYTGAGQPAAFNPLRDAAVSIKQGYVERSNVDAGRTMTDMMNVIRSYEANQKVLSAYDTTLQKLAEVARV; encoded by the coding sequence ATGTTGCGTGGTTTAGACGCTGCAGCGTCTGGAATGATGGCCAATCAGGCACGTCAGGACGCATTAACGAATAATCTTGCAAACGTAAATACACCGGGTTACAAAACAGATAATGCGGCATTCCGCTCGTTCCCGGAAGTGCTGATTGAGCGCATTCGGGATATGGATGGCAGTGCGGCGAATGGACTTGGTAGCAAGCAGATTCTCGGTCAGCTCACACACGGGGTGTACAATCAGGAGCTTGTGCCGAATTTTGCCCAGGGCGATGCGCTTGAAACCGGGAAAGAGCTGAATTTTGCGATTGAAGACGGGATGCTTGCACCGCAGGTTATTGATGGTCGAAGTGTACAGCCGCGTACATTTTTCAAGGTGCAGAAGCCAGGTGAGAACGGTGGTGCACCAGAGATTTTCTACACGCGGAGCGGGAACTGGACGATGAATGCGGCCGGATATTTGGCTACACCAGAAGGATATGAGGTGCTTAACGCCAATAACCAGCCGATTAATTTGCGGACACTGCTTGGCAATCAGCCGCTGTCGAAGAAGACGCTTGTGGTAACGCCTCAGGGCCAGCTCACAGCGCCGCTTACACCTAGTTCACAGCCGGTACAGCTTGGAATCGTACGAGTCGATAATCCGGCGCTTACCATGATTAAAGAGATGGACACAGCTTTCCGTTATACAGGAGCAGGCCAGCCAGCCGCATTTAATCCGCTGCGTGATGCTGCTGTTTCCATCAAGCAGGGTTATGTGGAGCGCTCCAATGTAGATGCGGGTCGTACGATGACAGACATGATGAATGTCATTCGCAGCTATGAGGCGAATCAGAAAGTGCTAAGTGCGTATGATACGACACTCCAGAAGCTCGCTGAAGTAGCGAGAGTATAA
- a CDS encoding flagellar hook-basal body protein, with product MNHAMINAASGVRAMQLRVDTIANNLANSDTVGFKSSDTTFASMLTRKLDNQPYPQYEQGRQTPYGTRPGFGAKEALQVVNYTQGSMKQTDSPTDLFLQGEEALFRVQRAGVNGRPNETYFTRAGNFSLMPTNNGQLALLTAQGDAVMDNAGQPVRIPSGATNFTVNADGQIVYKLNDVQTQGPRIGVYTVQNLNILHPAGENYYRVPVEQIGGNAQWTDYVRLSNANGAAMPNGVGIQQRALEASNVDLRKEMTMLIEAQRGLQFNARAISFNDQMSDITNRIYKG from the coding sequence ATGAATCACGCGATGATCAATGCCGCATCCGGCGTGCGGGCGATGCAGCTGCGTGTCGATACGATTGCGAACAATCTAGCCAATTCGGATACCGTGGGCTTCAAGTCAAGCGATACGACGTTCGCTTCGATGCTGACCCGCAAGCTTGATAACCAGCCGTATCCTCAGTATGAGCAAGGGCGTCAGACCCCATATGGAACTCGTCCGGGATTTGGTGCTAAAGAAGCGCTGCAAGTCGTGAATTATACACAGGGTTCGATGAAGCAGACCGATTCTCCGACAGATTTGTTTCTGCAGGGAGAAGAAGCGCTTTTCCGTGTGCAGCGAGCGGGTGTAAACGGGCGCCCGAATGAAACCTACTTTACACGAGCGGGTAACTTTTCACTGATGCCTACAAATAACGGGCAGCTTGCTCTTCTGACGGCTCAGGGAGATGCTGTAATGGATAATGCAGGGCAGCCGGTTCGGATTCCATCCGGTGCCACGAACTTTACGGTTAATGCAGATGGACAGATTGTATATAAACTGAATGATGTGCAAACACAGGGGCCGCGCATCGGGGTTTACACTGTTCAGAACTTGAATATTTTACATCCGGCCGGTGAAAATTATTACCGTGTACCGGTTGAGCAGATAGGCGGCAATGCCCAATGGACAGATTATGTCCGGCTGTCGAATGCTAATGGAGCAGCCATGCCGAATGGTGTTGGCATTCAGCAGCGGGCGTTAGAAGCATCTAATGTCGATCTGCGCAAAGAGATGACCATGCTGATTGAAGCACAGCGCGGCTTGCAGTTTAATGCCCGAGCGATATCCTTCAATGATCAGATGTCAGATATTACGAATCGAATTTATAAGGGTTGA
- a CDS encoding DNA-directed RNA polymerase subunit beta — protein MMPEQSRPSGASAAQTRQESAAPQRKKRRDRAPMLARIMLIPFLLFIALIAGAITGYSILGKGSAVEVFDLHTWKHMYDLVFS, from the coding sequence ATGATGCCAGAACAAAGCAGGCCATCAGGAGCTTCGGCAGCGCAAACCCGGCAGGAGAGTGCAGCACCGCAGCGTAAGAAGCGCCGGGACCGCGCTCCGATGCTGGCACGAATTATGCTGATTCCCTTTTTGTTGTTCATTGCGTTGATTGCGGGAGCGATTACGGGCTACAGTATCTTGGGAAAAGGGTCTGCAGTAGAGGTATTTGATCTGCATACCTGGAAGCATATGTATGATTTAGTGTTCAGTTAA
- a CDS encoding Lrp/AsnC family transcriptional regulator, translating into MEREKQRELLHILEENGRRSAETIATMLGTSIEEVKETIEKLEKEKIIIKYPAIVNWEKVDENDLVTAMIDVKVTPKREVGFDEIAERIYRFPEVQSVYLMSGAYDLSVVIEGKTMRQVAQFVSEKLSALDSVISTTTHFILKKYKHDGVILEKPEDDKRMVVTP; encoded by the coding sequence ATGGAGAGAGAGAAACAGCGCGAACTACTCCATATTCTGGAGGAAAATGGACGACGTTCCGCCGAAACAATTGCAACAATGCTTGGCACATCCATTGAAGAAGTCAAGGAAACCATCGAGAAGCTGGAAAAAGAAAAAATCATTATCAAATATCCGGCGATTGTGAACTGGGAGAAAGTTGACGAAAATGATCTGGTAACCGCTATGATTGATGTGAAGGTGACACCGAAGCGCGAAGTAGGTTTCGATGAAATTGCGGAACGTATCTACCGTTTTCCGGAAGTGCAGTCTGTATACTTAATGTCCGGTGCGTATGATTTATCAGTTGTAATTGAAGGGAAAACCATGCGTCAGGTTGCTCAGTTCGTATCAGAGAAGCTGTCTGCCCTTGATTCCGTTATTTCGACAACAACACACTTCATTCTCAAAAAATACAAGCATGACGGCGTAATTCTTGAGAAGCCGGAAGACGACAAAAGGATGGTTGTAACTCCATGA